A window of Papilio machaon chromosome W, ilPapMach1.1, whole genome shotgun sequence genomic DNA:
TAGACGAATCCAAATATGACTTTAGTAAAGGTAACCGAAAACGTGAACGGATACAAGCCATTGAATGTGGTATCCAAATCTTCGACAGTTATTTCGTGATTGACATCACCTCCTACTTTTTCATATGTTTTGGCGTGATATTTGTCGCCGCCGGACACGATGCCATCGAGCAGACTGCTGGTCCAGGCGCTCAGGTTGCAAACCTCCGTCATGAAGGCGGCCACACAGCAAGTGGCCAAGTACTGCTTGCCGCGGTGCTCCTCCTCGAATCGCGGATCTAAAGGATGTATGTTACCCCACAGTGAATAAAGATCACCGGGAAATTCGATATCCCAGTCCTTCCACATAGACTTTGGTATGCCTCTTTTGATTCCTGCATCGTTAAACGGATTCATTCGTGACCACGGtatcatttcaatatttagCCAGTACATTTTCTCGTCGATCAAAGGCCTTGGTTTTCTGCGCCTTAAATATGGCAAATTTGGATTTTGGTCGGGTTTGAAGAGCGGACTGAGACGATAGTTCAGAGCTGAATGTTTCGGTGCCGATTTTACCGATGTCAGTTCGAATGTATAGAATTCTGGATGATCTGCTTTTGCGACCGTAGCTCGTATCCTCCGAATAACGGCATCTATAGAACGGTACAGAGTCCATGTTGCCACGGCACGTTCAGATTTCACTGGAGTTTTTGGTTCTTTACTTTCAGCCGTAACTTCCGGCTCTTCGTTGGCCGGCGGTGGATTTGGGTCGAAAAGGTGATAGTATCCATCCATACGACATAGAACTATACTGCAACCGGGGAAtctaattataacaaaacgtAGTCGTCTTAAAACCGCATTCAAATATTGTTCTAAAGTTTTCTGtggattttcatttattacaagaattttcttaatattgacATCTATTAATTTTCCCTCCAGTATAATGTTCTTGATTACTCTCTTTTCGCAGACTTTTAAATTCGTCgccttttcaaatatctctaAGCCTTTTTCGATACACGTGTCGACCATGAAATGATCCCATGTTCTTATTGGATGCATAGCGGCCATTAGCATTGCAATTAAACTGACGAAATGTGAAGCCTTCACTTCTGAACTAGGTGATCTGTCATTGAGACAAGTAGTTCCTTCGATTCTGTACAGGCCCTGAATCTGTTGATAACCGATAACAGTTTCGCTTTTCGGTTCAGTATAATCAACGGAAGTTTTCTTGTCTTTGCGCTTGTCAGAATCGACTAACGTCTGTTTGGATTTACTCGATGCAGGCGCACCAGTTGAATAGTCGTAGTCCTCCGGTACTTTCATCCTTGGTTCTTTCAAAAGTCTTGAAATTGCTCGGCTTATAAAGTTCCTCAGACGGTGTAGATTCTACAAGAACTTCGTCCAGCGGCGGAGTCAGTTTCTTGCGGTACTGGCGTAGCTTGGATCGCTGGCGAGCGTCCTCGGTCAAGAGAATCCTACGATCCACGTCGACCGGCTCAAACGTTTGAACTTCGTCTTCAACAATCTCTATCGGCGCGAGCTGAaaggtaataaattatataggcCGTGACTACAAGTTTCAAATCCAAAGGGAATTAATCAAAACCAAAAGTTTCAAGTGCCAatgcataattaaatatagtacCGCAACTTCAGGTTCGGGCTGTGGCgatggcggcggcggcggtagCGGCGGCGGCAGCTCCTCGGCTTTCCTTCTCGCTTCTTCTTCTTCCGCTTTCTTTCTTTCCctctcttctttctttctaagTATCGCTTCCTCATCTTCCTCTTCTTCTTCTGCTTCTTCCTATACcataaaataaggaaaaaatgtgaataggttagtaaaaaataaataagctgAAAAGCACGcagtttaaaaagattttaaatacaatagaaGGTTTTATTGAGATAAATCGAATTACGTTTGTGTTATTGGGATAAGCAACGCTAACTGGGAGacgtataattattttaatatatatcttaAAGGAAATTTTCACATACCTCTGCCCCTCCTTCTGGTGGCTGAAAAaacaagaattaaaatttcaatcaaaCAATGGGATTTACgggtttaaatatttcaataaagatTTATACAATGAACAAACAGACAACAAATGTAACTGTgaaaaaacttagtaactaGTCTATCCGCTATTCCACATAGTTATCTATCTcgatgctaaatttcatccagatccttTAAGCCGTTTACGTTAGTTACCTGCTagcaaatatccatccatttaaagtTTCGCATTTAGAATTAATAGGAAGTAATATGAAAGAATAGCAGTTGTATTATCAAAGTtaatggaaatgagaaattatacaCATTTCACTGGCCATGTCCatggatttatttttgaagatttCAGTGTTTCAATtgatgtttataataatttataataagtcGTGTATATAGTTACAGGCATGGGGGGCGGTGTGGGCGGCGGCGTGGGCTCCGGGTCGGGGTCAGGCTCGGGAGGCTCGCGGCTCTTGTCGCGCGGCGCCGGCCATGGCGGCACCACCTGCGTCACCGACACCGTCGGCGAGTCCAGGTTCACTGTGACACATTGACACATGTGTGTCTACACAATCACACATTACACGGAACCATCATATCATTTGGAAGGGGGAGGGGGTATTTTTaaccaaaataaaagaatCCTTGCTCAGTCTTATATAGTTTCTtcagataaattttaatcggTTCAATATTGTGTGTATACAGAAGAAACGAgtgattgatttatttttattatattagtatttaaacgGCCCTCACAAACTATACTATAATTACTGCCTCCATTTGTTACTGAATTCTTGTTAGGGTTTTTACCAATTTTCGGTTGTTCCGGCTCGGGTTCCATTTTTTTGTATCGCAGCGGTATCGGCGGCAGATAGTCATCTTGTATGCTATCAACTAACGATATAATGTCACCCATTTGTTCCTCGTCGACACGAGACTGAAAATAATCATGGAAACgaacaaatttaaacaaataggAATTTGTAACCGCATGCAtaaaaacatatgtacatgCGGAATTAAATCTTGTCTATCATGATAAAATCGTGGGTTCATTTAACGTATTTACCTTTCTTACATCGTCGTCTACAGGTTCCGCAGCAAGAATTTCATGGACAACCTCCTTGCCGTCGCCATGACCTTTACTAGAGACCAAGTACTTTTCCCTTCTCTTGAACTTGCCACCAGGTAACTGCTCGTCACTTAGGGTACATACAATTTGTTTCTGCAAAAGTAGCAACATGTAAACAAggagtatttaaaatttagcaaCATTAGTAAACCCACTCAACAGTTACATACATTTTCGGCCAAGTCATGTCACTGTGTACATAGGGATGTACACAGTAACACAACTTCACTGAAACTGACCAgaactttataatttaccttAGGTTCTCGCTTCTTTAGCTTGAGTACTTTAAATGCGTGAATACAAAACGGAGTAGTAACCGGTAGGTAATCCCAGTTTTTGGTAAACACCGACGCCATTGTTTCCGGGTTCAATAGCATCCAACAACATGCCTTGCCCACAGTATGCGATCGTAAACCATCATTAGTGCGTGGATagcaatcaaataaataatacatgtcTTTCTGTCTCCATACAGCGAGagaataattgttaaattccAGTATACCACTGTTGTATTCACGATTAAAGAATTCCTCCAAGCCCGTTTTTATGTTAAGGAAGCAATCTTTAGTAGTAAACAGTTGCCCTTTTATTCTTTctctatatattattatctcgCACGCGAACGGACCGAGATTGATCTCATTAGGAATGTTGTCTATCGTTATATCGATCACGACTTTTGGATGAGCACATTCGACATATAGTTTGTTACctaaacgtaatatttttttttttttataaaagaagggggcaaacgagcagcgggaacaccaaggtgttcatcgacgcccatggacatcatTTTATCCAGAGTCTTTGTAAACCACGTGTTCGGAGGAGAAATTTTTGCATAGGTCATTGCCACCACAGCAATAGGTAAAGCCTGACGGAATTTAGTGTCTTCGAAACATCTGTCTCCAAGATGCATGTTAGCATTAACAATTGCGCAATTCTCATTTAAAATTCTGTAACTCATCATTGCTTTTTCCGCTTGAGTCAATTCTTTGTCCGATTCGAAATCTTCGTCTGCATTTTCGTCCACCATTTTGAGGACCTTTATAGGAGCTAGTACAAACTTTTGATCTTCTACTACACTTCGAGCCAAAACAACTTCAGCCACGGACGCTACATCTTTGACGTTTATTAGAGCTGCAGAGCCGTTTGTGAAGTTTGAATACGCACGAGAATCTCTGCCGGCCGGGTCGAAGATGTAGTAACATATTTTGTCCTTCCATATCACTAGCTTCAAGACGctgtataaaaaagttacaggACATTATAAAAcacttgaaattattttccatGTGTacgtttaacaaataaatgatCATCTTACCGAGTAAGTAAGATACCAGCCCTGTTATCGGCAAAGAATGCTTTCAAACCTCTACACAGATTGTATACAGTCGGATCGAGAGACATCGTGTAGCCCACCACATCAGGCTCTCCCAATAACACTTGCATTCGCTTCCCGTTTAGATTCAACGTTTGTTTTTTACCGAATGGCAACACTTCGCACATGCCTTGAACAGACGAATGATCGTGCACTTTTTCTAGACATTGCAAATACCTGTTGTGACAACAATGACATTAGTATTACATAACTCTCATGGGAATGTGATACCTACAGGACCTTTCGAAACGAGATCAGAAATCCAGAAATCGAGAACAGAGTCGATGTTATGTACGATTTGTAACCTTTATCAGGTTTGCTTCAACTTTATTTAGACGACTTAAGTTTTGTGgatgtgaaaaaaataatcgtgcAGACAGAAACACGAAGCTGCGAGAGATttggtttattaaattgttaggTCCGACCGATTAAAAGTAACAAGCCAAGTGTTAAATACCACTGATCCCCTGCGTCTATGAGATTGTCAATGAGCTTCATCGTCCACTGCTTGGGATGGTAATGGAAGGCGAGGCAGTAGGCCATCACGCTCATCGTCAGCGCCTGCCGACCTCGCGACCTGTTGCCTGTCATTGTACATATTATTCTCTTGTCGTTCTCTTTACACACTAAGCagtgaaatatataattcacAGACGCAGATTACGGTAAAGccaataaaagtaaactttcGTCTTACCAAATTTACTGTCGTACATGTTGAAAGACCCAGTTAAAATGCCGTAATGGATATCAGCCTTTTTCTCTTTAGTGCATGGCAACACTGTTAACGAGTGAGTTTTTAATGTTCCTCTTTTGAGATTCGCTGGAATGTGTaccttgaaaaatatttcagcaaCATTAAATTGAgtgagagttttttttttttaataatgtcacATTGCAATCTTGGTATTGCGTACATGTTCTGGCTTCGGAATTTCATCAAGTCCGCAGACAGAATCGTCatctttcaaatgtttttgtgTGCCTCTAGCCCTCGGCTTTCCATCAGTCACTCCTATAGTTGTGTACGGAAGATCCGAATGATGGCTAAAATCAccataatatatatgtttaactaattaaaagcaacaacatatgttttattgtaacgattactaaatattttatatcacctTCTCTTTGCTTCTCGTAACCGTTTTCGAATTGCAGCGCATTTCCTAAAATGTATGaagtttttatcatttaaattttcgtaaaacactattttattgattagttaattaaacttaCCGACATTTTTTTCCAGCACATTTTTTCGAACCACAAATCCTGTAAATAATCAGCTTATTCATAGCATTGTTAtattagaaacaaaaacaaattaacaagaaTATATATTAGAATATGCAAATGTTACCTTGCTTTACGACGTCTTCTTTTAACTCCTTtcctactaaaataaaaatagatgtaaataaataatacaccaatatgaaaaaaaaaatacaattatttaatacaaatatttaataaaaataatttaccccGGTCCGCCTACAACAGGTATATCGACAACAAAATCTTTATCTGCGTTGATCACGATACCACTGTGAGGTTTAACTAATCTGTAATGTTCAACTCAGATTTATTAAACGTTTCTTtctgattaatttaattaatttttgtatgcaATTGGCACATACTCGTGTCCCGATTGCGCGGGCAAGGGAGGTTGTAATTCTTTAGGCTGTACACTCGCTCGCTGCACGCCGATAAATTCCCCGCTTGTTTTTGGACTCGGTACCTTTATTGGTCAATAACATACATTATTGTTGCATCAATACACTCACTGCAATATACTAAGAAAACAATATACCCTGGCATACTTGaatctcattttatttatcatacgAACACAAAAACatgattttgatataattaatttacagtcACCTAGTTACCTATTTTGTAAGCTTGAGTGGTCCAAAGGTAGCCGTCCCAAACAAAGACAGGGGTCTTTGCAACTATGCACAAAGCGACATAAGTCTGCCGCATTTCGAGGTAGTTTTCGATACGCTGCCACGAGGTGTTGGAATAATATCCCGCCACCTATTAAGAATGCGCAAACtaagttaacttttaaaagaaatctaaaagtttttttattagaagtccaaaaacagaaaatttataataaatcttttttctaattatttttttcttttcctgCACTCTTTGGCTGCTTATCGAAATGTGAAAGGGAAGTATGAAAAGGGAGACTTGTATTGTTGCagaatttctatttgtttaaaagtaaGTTGTTGTTTTGTAAGTTATATTGAAGTTATGATAgtgaataagttttttttttttttttttttaatattgttttaatacctTTCATATCGAATTTAGGACCCGTTAATTATACATAACTTTAACTTCTTTTATACCATAGTTCTTGTATTATtcgtttatatatatattctatcttttgtaatattgaaatttttatttatctttatatatgaATTATTATGTTTGGTTATCTACCGCTGCAACTGGCGAGCGGACAATCGTAAGGGTTTTCACGGAAGATCAGCGCTGAGTGGTCCAGAGAGGAGCACTCAGCATACAAAGCTGAGGGAGGACCCTATCCGGTCAGCATTgcaatgttaattataaatatttccttggtctaatttaatttttatttaattctgttttttttgtatttataattattttgtaatatgtgagtttttaattacgttgTAATGGTGCAaaggattaaatgttattttttttttttttatttttttttttatttttattttttaattacatcaaaaaatacaacatatcGAACGTTGTAGTTACcaaattaaaacttacttttaatattgatttatctGATGGTGTATGTTTTATGACAGGCGTTGGTTCCGGCAAATGTATATCTCCAGGTAAGAGATCGTAATACCgcacttttttcttttgttttttctttctgcCTCCTGATATGCCATCAAATTCTTCAGACGAAGAACCAAGGCCATAATCAGGAAGCGTTgatcttgtttaaaaaaaaataataataagtgaactagtacaaaaatgtaatatagattaaatattacttgtaAACCATACTTAAACATAATAGCAAATAGTATGGAGCTCAAAAGCAGAAAGTGATGCTTCTCGACGCCGACCGAACCGTCCACCCGATTCTCCCCATTTTCTCCTAATACTTGGCAGTTTGTTCTTCCCTGCCGAGGGAATCCCGACTGTCTGGggttatttatgtatattgcataacattaaattttaattatgtatttattttattcattatataATAGCCAGTTTCATAACTcgcaaaaataatcaaatatttcaacattCCCTCAACAACCCTCTTATGTATTAATTGGCTAACCatgagtttctgagaccaaaatttccgtttaaaacatatcgttatctctgttacgtcaaagataatgacagggacgacgatattttttacatagttTTTGTCTCGGAAACTCACAGTAAGTCTTACTTACCTTGACTTTTGGTAAGATGGTGCCATTGATTCGATAGGACAATGAGTTATATACCGCAacctgaaattattattacaaataagaaTATTGCGCATTTTTGTATGGCTCCTTCCCCGCTAAATACTCATTCCCTCCATCTATTGCTTATAAGTAAATAGAAGTAAGACTAGATTTTGGTCTTCGGCACACATACTCATGAGACGAAACTCTGAATTACTTCCGCATCACTCCTGTCTTCCGTCTGTGGTCGTGGTATCGCACCGTTCAAGAGGGCTATTCGTGCAGTTTgctttgattttctttgtgGCCACACCGAGGCCATTATGAGGGAGAGAGCTCCCTAAGAAAAACCTAACGTTAACTTCTTGTACAACAAATGTGCCAACACAAtctaagttatttttcttGATCGATAAAGAACTTACGTATATCTAGAGAAATCATTACCTAGTATGCATGGATGGAGTCATAGGCACGCACGTGTCTTTGTAATGGCGTGGCTTAAATGGCTTGGTTTTGAAATATGGACGTTGAACAGTCTTgcattttttgtattctttctcaactaaaatattaattgaaagaaTGAGagtttagaattattaaatctttactAAGGGCCCCTTTAAAGATCATTTATTTTGAGTGCGATAGTACCCATCCTATTCTAGGtataaataaaggtaaaaaaaaaaaatctttagtaCTTACGCTCCTCTTGAAATAAGAGAGCTTCAATAATTTCttgaacatttttacaatCCGTAAATTGGATACGTTTACAAAATTTCTTGTTATTTCCTGGACATCTACAGGGACTAAAAtgaaagcaaaaattaaaaaaaatcattttcgtATTTGATTTACATTTAGTTAATAGAACACAActgtttcattattttcatatctGTTAATAGTTTTAGCAGTGCCGGCTTTAGGATCAACGAGGCTATGGGCCAAGGTACTGGCTGGGGCCTATGTAAGGGATGGAAAAtccttaaattttaactttatcatttttcaGTTTACAATAACGCAATAGGCTAAATCGTAACCCCGTCTCTTAACACCCCACATATGAgagttcaataaataaattttttgaatctaaaaaactaataccccaccaatttaaataaaattgaatgaaaacCATATATTATAATCTATACAAAGAAcaattcttatatttattcatatacaaatatatgaaAGTGACGTCATCCGTGACATTGTGACATTCTATTTTACCAAGTGtgtgatttgatatttttcttattatgttataaaatttgttgttgtATATCGAAAATTTTCAGAATTGTGGGGCCCCTGCCTACCTCGGGGCCTCGGGCCAGGGCCCTGCGGGCCCTGCCTTAAAGACGGCACTGAGTTTTAGGGAAGAATATACCCAGAATATCCATTAGATTTAGAACACGTCAATTGCACAAAATAATCCCCACGATGTGAGGATACTTTTGAAAACTATCCACATTTTCTATTTCCCTTTTAATTTCGTGAATGTTTTACCAGTTTTAGTAATTATAggtaaaagtatattttaatggGATAACCATAgacatctatatttttttgaataactgCCCCAAACGCAACCATTTCAAGGTTCCCGCAATGTTCTGCGTTTTTTACAGCTGCTGGTATTTTATGCTCtgatttacaaaatatgtattttgaaCTTAAtggtaattaattacattctaatttttaaactGAATATGACGTTTGTTTTTGCTTTTAtgcaattcaaataatataaatatttgcttaCTGTTTTTTGCGAtccattgtaaaataataaaaatttcgtgattttttatgcaagaaattacttaaaaatttagtACATGATTAttagatgaaaataaaagtttattttga
This region includes:
- the LOC106718973 gene encoding uncharacterized protein LOC106718973, which codes for MDRKKHPCRCPGNNKKFCKRIQFTDCKNVQEIIEALLFQEELEKEYKKCKTVQRPYFKTKPFKPRHYKDTCVPMTPSMHTRLRYITHCPIESMAPSYQKSRSTLPDYGLGSSSEEFDGISGGRKKKQKKKVRYYDLLPGDIHLPEPTPVIKHTPSDKSILKVPSPKTSGEFIGVQRASVQPKELQPPLPAQSGHELVKPHSGIVINADKDFVVDIPVVGGPGRKGVKRRRRKARICGSKKCAGKKCRKCAAIRKRLREAKRSHHSDLPYTTIGVTDGKPRARGTQKHLKDDDSVCGLDEIPKPEHVHIPANLKRGTLKTHSLTVLPCTKEKKADIHYGILTGSFNMYDSKFGNRSRGRQALTMSVMAYCLAFHYHPKQWTMKLIDNLIDAGDQWYLQCLEKVHDHSSVQGMCEVLPFGKKQTLNLNGKRMQVLLGEPDVVGYTMSLDPTVYNLCRGLKAFFADNRAGILLTRVLKLVIWKDKICYYIFDPAGRDSRAYSNFTNGSAALINVKDVASVAEVVLARSVVEDQKFVLAPIKVLKMVDENADEDFESDKELTQAEKAMMSYRILNENCAIVNANMHLGDRCFEDTKFRQALPIAVVAMTYAKISPPNTWFTKTLDKILRLGNKLYVECAHPKVVIDITIDNIPNEINLGPFACEIIIYRERIKGQLFTTKDCFLNIKTGLEEFFNREYNSGILEFNNYSLAVWRQKDMYYLFDCYPRTNDGLRSHTVGKACCWMLLNPETMASVFTKNWDYLPVTTPFCIHAFKVLKLKKREPKKQIVCTLSDEQLPGGKFKRREKYLVSSKGHGDGKEVVHEILAAEPVDDDVRKSRVDEEQMGDIISLVDSIQDDYLPPIPLRYKKMEPEPEQPKIVNLDSPTVSVTQVVPPWPAPRDKSREPPEPDPDPEPTPPPTPPPMPPPEGGAEEEAEEEEEDEEAILRKKEERERKKAEEEEARRKAEELPPPLPPPPPSPQPEPEVALAPIEIVEDEVQTFEPVDVDRRILLTEDARQRSKLRQYRKKLTPPLDEVLVESTPSEELYKPMKVPEDYDYSTGAPASSKSKQTLVDSDKRKDKKTSVDYTEPKSETVIGYQQIQGLYRIEGTTCLNDRSPSSEVKASHFVSLIAMLMAAMHPIRTWDHFMVDTCIEKGLEIFEKATNLKVCEKRVIKNIILEGKLIDVNIKKILVINENPQKTLEQYLNAVLRRLRFVIIRFPGCSIVLCRMDGYYHLFDPNPPPANEEPEVTAESKEPKTPVKSERAVATWTLYRSIDAVIRRIRATVAKADHPEFYTFELTSVKSAPKHSALNYRLSPLFKPDQNPNLPYLRRRKPRPLIDEKMYWLNIEMIPWSRMNPFNDAGIKRGIPKSMWKDWDIEFPGDLYSLWGNIHPLDPRFEEEHRGKQYLATCCVAAFMTEVCNLSAWTSSLLDGIVSGGDKYHAKTYEKVGGDVNHEITVEDLDTTFNGLYPFTFSVTFTKVIFGFVYNTYPDRFNLSKALEYFFESNRLGILVSPTKNLSFGRIGPSYFMFDCQSYGAPIFSPGQGASYILKCESLNRLIYCITVTLNLRRHGQQFHLYNLAVKATEAK